The genomic segment TATCCAAAAGTTTTGCTTACATGATGGTCCTGGCATTAGAACCACTGTCTTTTTTAAAGGATGCAATGCAAGATGCAAATGGTGTCACAATCCGGAGTCTATCTCGAAGAACAAGCAGCTTTCCTTTGATAGCGCAAAATGTGTTTTATGTGGAGAATGTGAAAAGATATGTCCACAACATGTGCATGAAATAGAGGATAGGAAGCATCATGTTTATTTTAATAAGTGTATCAGCTGCGGGAAATGTATCG from the Petroclostridium xylanilyticum genome contains:
- a CDS encoding glycyl-radical enzyme activating protein, producing the protein MKDNKDIKAMIFDIQKFCLHDGPGIRTTVFFKGCNARCKWCHNPESISKNKQLSFDSAKCVLCGECEKICPQHVHEIEDRKHHVYFNKCISCGKCIDVCIPDALKMIGREMTVSEIIHEVEKDKKFYEESGGGVTLSGGECTLQFEFVEKLLKAD